The proteins below are encoded in one region of Amycolatopsis acidiphila:
- a CDS encoding alpha/beta fold hydrolase — MFAIAEDGAKIWYESVPGPRPVLLVHGFASDSRRNWTDTGWLRALAEHGYVTVDLRGHGQSGKPSSGYTPEDMARDLLAVLDVVSLSTVDVVTYSMGGIIAWQLARIAPDRVRRMVLGGIGTRPAAREDMLRVQERLSGEDLSACIDGMAGSRIEGSAPVPVLFAAGDADEFAADAPEPFVSLGSRNHFNAVSSRAFKQAALEFFGS; from the coding sequence GCGTGCCCGGGCCGCGGCCGGTGCTGCTGGTGCACGGGTTCGCGTCCGACAGCCGTCGCAACTGGACGGACACCGGCTGGCTGCGCGCGCTGGCCGAGCACGGTTACGTGACCGTGGATCTGCGCGGGCACGGGCAGAGCGGCAAACCGTCCTCCGGGTACACGCCGGAGGACATGGCGCGTGATCTGCTCGCGGTGCTCGACGTGGTTTCTTTGTCCACTGTGGACGTGGTGACGTACTCGATGGGTGGGATCATCGCGTGGCAGCTGGCCCGGATCGCGCCGGACCGCGTGCGCCGGATGGTGCTGGGCGGGATCGGCACGCGGCCCGCCGCGCGCGAGGACATGCTGCGGGTGCAGGAAAGGCTCTCCGGCGAGGACCTGAGCGCCTGCATCGACGGCATGGCAGGCAGCAGGATCGAAGGCAGCGCACCGGTCCCGGTGCTGTTCGCCGCCGGGGACGCCGACGAGTTCGCCGCGGACGCGCCCGAGCCGTTCGTGTCACTGGGCAGCCGCAACCACTTCAACGCCGTCTCGAGCCGGGCCTTCAAACAGGCCGCACTGGAGTTCTTCGGGAGCTGA
- the hisC gene encoding histidinol-phosphate transaminase, with the protein MYPRIRAALDDVPAYVPGKATAGLVKLSSNENPFPPLPGVLERATAAAATLHRYPDLAATELTGELARFLSVPPEFIAVGTGSVGVLQQIVQTVASVGDEVVYPWRSFEAYPITTRIAGAAAVEVPLDSAARLDLAALADAVTERTKLVLVCSPNNPTGPGVRRDEFAELLARVPEDVLVVLDEAYVEFIRDPDAVNGLDFLAAYPNLCLLRTFSKAYGLAGLRIGFALAHPPVAAAIRKCAVPFGVSTIAQLAAIESLHCQDAMRERVDAVVAERTRVRDALLEQGWAVPETEANFVWLPTGARTARFAATCQQSGLLVRPFAPDGCRVSIAEREENDLFLRTALTQV; encoded by the coding sequence ATGTATCCGCGAATCCGAGCCGCCCTCGACGACGTGCCCGCCTATGTGCCGGGGAAGGCCACCGCGGGCCTGGTGAAGCTGTCCAGCAACGAAAACCCGTTCCCCCCGCTGCCCGGCGTCCTGGAGCGCGCGACGGCGGCCGCCGCGACGCTGCACCGGTATCCGGACCTCGCCGCGACCGAGCTGACCGGTGAGCTCGCGCGGTTCCTGTCCGTGCCGCCGGAGTTCATCGCGGTCGGCACCGGCAGTGTCGGCGTGCTCCAGCAGATCGTGCAGACCGTCGCGTCCGTCGGCGACGAGGTCGTCTACCCGTGGCGGTCGTTCGAGGCGTACCCGATCACCACCCGGATCGCCGGCGCCGCGGCCGTCGAGGTGCCGCTCGACTCCGCGGCCCGGCTCGACCTCGCCGCGCTCGCGGACGCGGTGACCGAGCGGACGAAGCTGGTCCTGGTCTGCTCGCCCAACAACCCCACGGGTCCGGGCGTCCGCCGGGACGAGTTCGCGGAGCTGCTCGCGCGGGTGCCGGAGGACGTGCTCGTGGTGCTGGACGAGGCGTACGTCGAGTTCATCCGCGACCCCGACGCCGTCAACGGCTTGGATTTCCTTGCCGCATACCCGAATCTGTGCCTGCTGCGGACGTTCTCGAAGGCGTACGGGCTGGCCGGGCTGCGGATCGGCTTCGCACTCGCCCATCCTCCGGTCGCGGCCGCGATCCGCAAGTGCGCGGTGCCCTTCGGCGTCTCGACGATCGCGCAGCTCGCCGCGATCGAGTCGCTGCACTGCCAGGACGCGATGCGCGAGCGGGTGGACGCGGTCGTCGCGGAACGGACGCGGGTGCGGGACGCGCTGCTCGAACAGGGCTGGGCGGTGCCCGAGACCGAGGCGAACTTCGTGTGGCTGCCGACGGGCGCGCGCACCGCGCGGTTCGCGGCGACCTGCCAGCAGTCCGGGCTCCTCGTGCGCCCCTTCGCCCCCGACGGCTGCCGGGTCAGCATCGCTGAGCGCGAGGAGAACGACCTGTTCCTCAGGACCGCGCTCACGCAGGTATGA
- the lysA gene encoding diaminopimelate decarboxylase, with the protein MTLAELLPSVGACGEPPLEKHLWPASTRLLPQGDLEVGGQALTSLAGHFGTPLQLLDETEVRHRARAFRQALPEAEVVFAGKSLPCRSVFRWLADEELSLDVCSAGELAAARTAGIPAARILMHGNVKTDEDLEAALSYGVGRIVLDSFDEMDQLAGTAQPVLIRVTPGIDAHTHPAVTTGVDGQKFGFPLDTVPDAARQTAANGLRLVGLHCHLGSQITRVSVYEDAVRRLIGLGLPIEQLDLGGGFAAPYCVGDQPFDLTGFANRIRAALAHECTRQRIPLPRLVIEPGRAIVANAGVTLYRVIAVKPGFVAVDGGMSDNPRPALYGARYTARLVGRHTRAPRHAVTVVGRHCEAGDILAQDVPLPDDVHAGDLLAVPVTGAYHHALASNYNLVGRPPVVGVRDGVAQLLVRRETEEDLLRRDLIPA; encoded by the coding sequence GTGACACTGGCCGAGCTGCTGCCGAGCGTGGGCGCGTGCGGGGAACCGCCGCTGGAGAAACACCTCTGGCCCGCGAGTACCCGCCTGCTGCCCCAAGGTGACCTGGAAGTCGGTGGCCAGGCCCTGACCAGCCTCGCCGGCCACTTCGGTACTCCGCTCCAGCTGCTCGACGAGACAGAGGTCCGCCATCGCGCCCGGGCGTTCCGGCAAGCCCTGCCGGAGGCCGAGGTCGTGTTCGCGGGGAAGTCGCTGCCGTGCCGATCGGTGTTCCGCTGGCTCGCCGACGAGGAGCTGTCCCTGGACGTCTGCTCGGCAGGCGAACTGGCCGCCGCGCGGACCGCGGGCATCCCCGCCGCGCGGATCCTGATGCACGGCAACGTGAAGACCGACGAGGACCTCGAGGCCGCGCTGTCGTACGGCGTCGGCCGGATCGTGCTCGACTCGTTCGACGAGATGGACCAGCTCGCGGGCACCGCGCAACCGGTCCTGATCCGGGTGACGCCGGGTATCGACGCGCACACCCACCCGGCGGTCACGACCGGCGTCGACGGCCAGAAGTTCGGCTTCCCGCTGGACACGGTGCCCGACGCGGCGCGACAAACTGCGGCGAACGGGCTGCGCCTGGTCGGCCTGCACTGCCATCTCGGCTCCCAGATCACCCGTGTCTCGGTGTACGAGGACGCCGTACGCCGGCTGATCGGACTCGGACTGCCGATCGAGCAGCTCGACCTCGGTGGCGGTTTCGCGGCGCCCTACTGCGTGGGCGACCAGCCGTTCGACCTCACCGGGTTCGCGAACCGGATCCGCGCCGCGCTCGCCCACGAGTGCACGCGGCAGCGGATTCCCTTGCCCAGGCTGGTGATCGAGCCCGGGCGCGCGATCGTCGCCAACGCCGGGGTCACGCTGTACCGGGTGATCGCGGTGAAGCCGGGGTTCGTCGCTGTGGACGGCGGGATGAGCGACAACCCCCGCCCGGCCCTCTACGGCGCCCGCTACACCGCGCGCCTCGTCGGCCGCCACACGCGCGCGCCGCGGCACGCCGTCACCGTCGTCGGGCGGCACTGCGAAGCCGGGGACATCCTCGCGCAGGACGTGCCACTGCCCGACGACGTGCACGCCGGCGACCTGCTGGCCGTGCCGGTCACCGGCGCGTACCACCACGCCCTCGCGTCGAACTACAACCTCGTCGGGCGGCCACCGGTCGTCGGCGTCCGCGACGGGGTCGCGCAGCTGCTCGTCCGGCGCGAAACGGAGGAGGACCTGCTGCGGCGCGACCTCATACCTGCGTGA
- a CDS encoding OsmC family protein, with translation MDTTELRKLQAPLKDRYRETPESAVVTMKSEAELSDVGVSCKVQTGQALVEAGLHPAAGGDGTLACSGDMLLDALVACAGVTLRAVATSLGVDVRGGTIRAEGDLDFRGTLGVDKLAPVGFRAVRLAFDLDTDADAEQLATLEKLTERYCVVFQTLKNATEMSTTFG, from the coding sequence ATGGACACCACTGAGCTGCGGAAGCTGCAGGCACCGCTGAAGGACCGGTACCGCGAGACCCCGGAAAGCGCCGTCGTCACCATGAAGTCCGAGGCCGAGCTGTCGGACGTCGGCGTGTCGTGCAAGGTGCAGACGGGACAGGCGCTGGTCGAGGCGGGACTGCACCCGGCCGCCGGTGGCGACGGCACGCTGGCCTGCTCGGGTGACATGCTGCTCGACGCGCTCGTGGCATGCGCGGGCGTGACGCTGCGCGCGGTGGCGACGTCGCTCGGGGTGGACGTGCGCGGTGGCACGATCCGCGCGGAGGGCGACCTGGACTTCCGCGGCACGCTCGGCGTGGACAAGCTCGCCCCGGTGGGCTTCCGCGCGGTCCGCCTGGCGTTCGACCTGGACACGGACGCGGACGCCGAGCAGCTCGCGACGCTGGAGAAGCTGACGGAGCGGTACTGCGTGGTGTTCCAGACGCTGAAGAACGCGACGGAGATGAGCACGACGTTCGGGTAG
- a CDS encoding VOC family protein encodes MSTKIFVNQPVKDLTSSIDFFTALGYSVNPQFTDENAACVVINEHIYTMLLTEPFFKNFTKKPIVDATAGTETIVALSVDSREEVDVLVDKALAAGAQAANEPSDMGFMYSRSFSDLDGHTWEVLYMDPSHVE; translated from the coding sequence ATGTCCACCAAGATCTTCGTCAACCAGCCCGTCAAGGACCTGACCAGCTCGATCGACTTCTTCACCGCGCTCGGCTACTCGGTGAACCCGCAGTTCACCGACGAGAACGCGGCGTGCGTGGTGATCAACGAGCACATCTACACGATGCTGCTGACCGAGCCGTTCTTCAAGAACTTCACGAAGAAGCCGATCGTGGACGCGACGGCCGGCACGGAGACGATCGTGGCGCTGAGCGTGGACAGCCGCGAGGAGGTCGACGTGCTCGTCGACAAGGCCCTGGCGGCCGGCGCCCAGGCGGCGAACGAGCCCTCGGACATGGGGTTCATGTACAGCCGCAGCTTCAGCGACCTCGACGGTCACACGTGGGAAGTGCTGTACATGGACCCGAGCCACGTGGAGTAG
- a CDS encoding HNH endonuclease family protein — MKKSWLSVGAVIVVALLVAAWQAGAFKTQPPPPANAAPAGAQLAGLVVKPRNGMGGYSREKFPHWAKVSGECDTRETVLKRDGQDVRTDAQCRPTAGTWHSPYDGATWTKASDVDIDHTVPLGQAWESGAASWTTDHRKEFANDLVRPQLKAVTDNVNQAKGDKAPDEWRPALKADWCAYATDWITVKSYYQLTVTDPEKAALTDMLNYC, encoded by the coding sequence GTGAAGAAGTCCTGGTTGTCGGTGGGTGCGGTGATCGTGGTGGCGTTGCTGGTGGCGGCCTGGCAGGCGGGGGCGTTCAAGACGCAGCCGCCGCCGCCGGCAAACGCGGCGCCGGCGGGTGCGCAGCTGGCGGGGCTGGTGGTCAAGCCGCGTAACGGGATGGGCGGGTACTCACGGGAGAAGTTTCCGCACTGGGCAAAGGTTTCGGGAGAATGTGACACCCGGGAGACGGTACTGAAGCGGGACGGGCAGGACGTCCGGACGGACGCGCAGTGCCGGCCGACCGCGGGCACCTGGCACAGCCCGTACGACGGCGCCACCTGGACCAAGGCGTCCGACGTGGACATCGACCACACGGTTCCGCTGGGGCAGGCCTGGGAAAGCGGCGCGGCATCGTGGACGACGGACCATCGCAAGGAGTTCGCCAACGACCTCGTGCGCCCGCAGTTGAAGGCCGTGACGGACAACGTCAACCAGGCCAAGGGCGACAAGGCTCCCGACGAGTGGCGCCCGGCGTTGAAGGCGGACTGGTGCGCCTACGCGACCGACTGGATCACCGTGAAGTCGTACTACCAGCTGACCGTGACCGATCCGGAGAAGGCGGCGCTGACGGACATGCTGAACTACTGCTGA
- a CDS encoding MFS transporter, whose amino-acid sequence MTLAGEAPPRRWTISWAFWVCGLALAMFVGPAPSASRTFLARIVKPEREGEAFGLYATTGRAVSFRGPLMFSGFIGLFGSQRAGMAGIVVVLIAGLAAVLPVRAPKGVR is encoded by the coding sequence GTGACCTTGGCCGGAGAGGCGCCACCGCGGCGTTGGACGATCAGCTGGGCGTTCTGGGTGTGCGGGCTCGCGCTGGCCATGTTCGTCGGGCCCGCGCCGTCGGCGAGCCGGACGTTCCTCGCCCGGATCGTCAAGCCCGAGCGCGAGGGCGAGGCGTTCGGGCTGTACGCGACCACCGGGCGCGCGGTGTCGTTCCGCGGGCCGCTGATGTTCAGCGGTTTCATCGGCCTGTTCGGCTCGCAACGGGCGGGTATGGCCGGAATCGTCGTCGTTCTCATCGCCGGGCTGGCCGCAGTGCTCCCGGTGCGGGCTCCGAAAGGTGTGCGGTGA
- a CDS encoding ribonuclease Z, whose amino-acid sequence MSVRELVVLGTASQVPGRTRNHNGYLLRWDAEGFLFDPGEGTQRQMLFAGVSASAINRICLTHFHGDHCLGLPGVVQRLSLDDVQHPVHAHYPASGQEYFDRLRHASVFHDTAQIVEEPVSEDGVIAKGEFGELRARQLDHPVESFGYQLVEPGGRRMLPELLDRFGITGSEIGELQRTGALRFGSRTVTVEQVSVVRRGQRFAFVMDTRLCDGVYELAERADLLVIESTFLDEDAGLAEEYGHLTARQAAQVAAESKVTKLVLTHFSQRYDDPTKFYDEAKDIFGGDVVVAADLSRVSMPKRR is encoded by the coding sequence GTGTCCGTCCGCGAGCTGGTAGTACTGGGAACGGCGAGCCAGGTGCCCGGCCGTACCCGCAACCACAACGGTTATCTCCTGCGCTGGGACGCCGAAGGCTTCCTGTTCGATCCCGGCGAGGGCACCCAGCGGCAGATGCTGTTCGCCGGTGTCTCGGCGTCGGCGATCAACCGGATCTGCCTGACGCACTTCCACGGTGATCACTGTCTCGGGCTGCCGGGCGTGGTGCAGCGGTTGTCGCTGGACGACGTGCAACATCCGGTGCACGCGCACTATCCGGCTTCCGGGCAGGAGTACTTCGACCGGTTGCGGCACGCGAGCGTGTTCCACGACACCGCGCAGATCGTCGAGGAGCCGGTCTCGGAGGACGGCGTGATCGCGAAGGGCGAGTTCGGCGAGCTGCGGGCGCGGCAGCTGGACCATCCGGTGGAGTCGTTCGGCTACCAGTTGGTCGAGCCCGGTGGCAGGCGGATGCTGCCGGAGCTGCTGGACCGGTTCGGTATCACGGGTTCGGAGATCGGTGAGCTGCAGCGGACGGGCGCACTGCGGTTCGGCAGCCGGACGGTGACCGTCGAGCAGGTGAGCGTGGTGCGCCGCGGGCAGCGGTTCGCGTTCGTGATGGACACCCGCCTCTGCGACGGGGTCTACGAGCTGGCGGAGCGGGCGGACCTGCTGGTCATCGAGTCCACGTTCCTCGACGAGGACGCCGGGCTGGCCGAGGAGTACGGCCACCTGACCGCCCGCCAGGCGGCGCAGGTCGCGGCGGAGAGCAAGGTGACGAAGCTGGTGCTGACCCACTTCTCGCAACGCTACGACGACCCGACCAAGTTCTACGACGAGGCGAAGGACATCTTCGGCGGCGACGTCGTGGTGGCAGCCGACCTGAGCCGGGTGAGCATGCCGAAGCGCCGGTGA
- a CDS encoding YciI family protein — protein sequence MRFMVIIKASADSEAGVLPSDELLNAMGKYNEELVKAGVMLAGDGLQPSSKGARVRFEGDERTVIDGPFAETKELIAGYWILDVKSKDEAIEWVKRIPSDPAGTDEVAEIEIRQVFEVEDFAETMSPETRELNEQLRERTSGN from the coding sequence ATGCGATTCATGGTCATCATCAAGGCTTCGGCCGACAGCGAAGCCGGCGTCTTGCCGAGCGACGAACTGCTCAACGCGATGGGCAAGTACAACGAAGAGCTGGTCAAGGCGGGTGTGATGCTCGCGGGCGACGGCCTGCAGCCCAGCTCGAAGGGCGCGCGTGTCCGGTTCGAGGGCGACGAGCGGACGGTCATCGACGGGCCGTTCGCCGAGACGAAGGAGCTGATCGCGGGGTACTGGATCCTCGACGTGAAGTCCAAGGACGAGGCGATCGAGTGGGTCAAGCGCATTCCCTCGGACCCGGCCGGGACGGACGAGGTCGCCGAGATCGAGATCCGGCAGGTGTTCGAGGTCGAGGACTTCGCCGAGACGATGTCGCCCGAGACCCGCGAGCTCAACGAGCAGCTGCGCGAGCGGACCTCGGGTAACTGA
- a CDS encoding RNA polymerase sigma factor yields MTASDTHRTIDAVWRIESAKIIGALTRVVRDVGLAEELAQDALVTALEQWPEAGVPKNPGAWLMTIAKRRAIDRLRREKNLERKQEELGRELPPEEPGVEPDEVNDDVLRLMFTACHPVLSTEARVALTLRLLGGLATDEIARAYLVSEPTVAQRIVRAKRTLAKAKVPFEVPSGDELAPRLASVLEVVYLIFNEGYSATAGDDWMRPALCEDALRLGRTLAALAPKEPEVHGLVALMEIQASRARARTGRDGSPILLLEQNRALWDRLLIGRGLRALALAEELGGLRAPYTVQAAIAACHARAATPEDTDWIRIAALYEVLAQLMPSPVVELNRAVALSMAFGPEAALGLVDELADEPSMRQYHLLPSVRGDLLAKLDRHAEARAEFERAAALTRNARERDLLLKRAAECS; encoded by the coding sequence GTGACGGCCTCCGACACCCACCGGACGATCGACGCCGTCTGGCGGATCGAATCGGCGAAGATCATCGGCGCACTGACCCGCGTGGTGCGCGACGTCGGCCTGGCCGAGGAACTGGCGCAGGACGCGCTCGTGACCGCGCTCGAACAGTGGCCGGAGGCGGGTGTGCCGAAGAACCCGGGCGCCTGGCTGATGACGATCGCGAAACGTCGCGCCATCGACCGGCTCCGCCGCGAGAAGAACCTGGAGCGCAAGCAGGAGGAGCTCGGCCGCGAGCTGCCGCCGGAGGAACCCGGGGTCGAGCCGGACGAGGTCAACGACGACGTCCTGCGCCTGATGTTCACCGCGTGCCACCCGGTGCTGTCGACCGAGGCCCGCGTCGCGCTCACCCTGCGCCTGCTCGGCGGCCTGGCCACGGACGAGATCGCCCGCGCCTACCTGGTCTCCGAGCCGACCGTGGCGCAACGCATCGTGCGCGCGAAGCGCACGCTGGCCAAGGCGAAGGTGCCGTTCGAGGTGCCCAGCGGTGACGAGCTCGCACCGCGACTGGCGTCGGTGCTCGAAGTCGTCTACCTGATCTTCAACGAGGGGTACTCGGCGACGGCCGGCGACGACTGGATGCGTCCGGCGCTGTGCGAGGACGCGCTGCGTCTCGGCCGGACCCTCGCGGCGCTCGCGCCCAAGGAGCCCGAGGTGCACGGACTGGTGGCGCTGATGGAGATCCAGGCGTCCCGCGCGCGAGCCCGCACCGGCCGCGACGGCTCGCCGATCCTGCTGCTGGAGCAGAACCGCGCGCTGTGGGACAGGTTGCTCATCGGCCGTGGCCTGCGCGCGCTCGCCCTGGCCGAGGAGCTGGGCGGCCTGCGCGCCCCGTACACCGTGCAGGCCGCGATCGCCGCCTGCCACGCCCGCGCGGCCACGCCCGAGGACACCGACTGGATCCGCATCGCCGCCCTGTACGAGGTGCTGGCGCAGCTCATGCCGTCGCCGGTGGTCGAGCTGAACCGGGCGGTCGCGCTGTCGATGGCGTTCGGGCCCGAAGCGGCGCTCGGACTGGTCGACGAGCTCGCCGACGAGCCCTCGATGCGGCAGTACCACCTGCTGCCCAGCGTCCGCGGCGACCTGCTCGCCAAGCTCGACCGGCACGCCGAGGCCCGCGCGGAGTTCGAGCGCGCCGCGGCCCTCACGCGCAACGCCCGCGAACGGGACCTTCTGCTCAAGCGCGCGGCGGAGTGCTCCTAA
- a CDS encoding TetR/AcrR family transcriptional regulator — MLRELKKQQTRQAISDVATRLFIEHGFENVTIAQVAAAAEVAKMTVTNYFPRKEDLVFDVHEEFVESLATTVGEPVLDTTRQAYFDALDRRDALLGFSGREFAKLIVSSPVLLARLRELHEERESRLAAALAERMEPGTARAVAAQLATAHRLLFDEVLRRTANGEKAVAARVRKTAERVFDLLASGIAEL, encoded by the coding sequence GTGCTCCGAGAGCTGAAGAAACAGCAGACCAGGCAGGCCATTTCCGACGTGGCGACCCGCCTGTTCATCGAGCACGGCTTCGAGAACGTGACGATCGCGCAGGTCGCCGCGGCCGCGGAGGTGGCCAAGATGACGGTCACGAACTACTTCCCCCGCAAGGAAGACCTCGTCTTCGACGTGCACGAGGAGTTCGTCGAGAGCCTCGCCACCACCGTCGGCGAGCCGGTGCTGGACACGACGCGGCAGGCCTACTTCGACGCGCTCGACCGGCGTGACGCGCTGCTCGGGTTCTCCGGCCGGGAGTTCGCGAAGCTGATCGTCTCCAGCCCCGTCCTGCTGGCCCGGCTTCGCGAGCTGCACGAGGAGCGGGAGAGCAGACTGGCCGCCGCGCTGGCGGAGCGAATGGAGCCAGGCACCGCCCGGGCCGTCGCGGCGCAGCTGGCCACGGCCCACCGGTTGCTGTTCGACGAGGTGCTGCGCCGGACGGCGAACGGCGAAAAGGCCGTGGCGGCCAGGGTCCGGAAGACCGCCGAGCGGGTGTTCGACCTGCTGGCTTCGGGGATCGCCGAGCTTTAG
- a CDS encoding rhomboid family intramembrane serine protease produces MSMPRGEEAEALLAEARKALWVMVGILVVLWLVQIINAALGYELSFDYGIRARQVGSLPEILSAPFLHFSWAHIEGNSGPLFIFGFLAAYRGVKKFLGVSALIVIGSGLGAWFTASAGTVGAGASGVVFGYFGYIIVRGLFDRRPIDIVIGLVMALCFAYQFSLLIPAGEGIGWQAHLFGFVAGVLGGWLFRERRKKAVEPDPATTLLDKPLES; encoded by the coding sequence ATGAGCATGCCACGCGGCGAGGAGGCCGAAGCCCTGCTCGCCGAGGCCCGCAAAGCGCTGTGGGTCATGGTCGGCATCCTGGTCGTGCTGTGGCTGGTGCAGATCATCAACGCCGCGCTGGGCTACGAGCTCAGCTTCGACTACGGCATCCGCGCCCGCCAGGTGGGCTCTCTGCCGGAGATCCTCAGCGCGCCGTTCCTGCACTTCAGCTGGGCGCACATCGAGGGCAACTCCGGGCCGCTGTTCATCTTCGGGTTCCTCGCCGCGTACCGGGGCGTCAAGAAGTTCCTCGGGGTGAGCGCGCTGATCGTGATAGGTAGCGGGCTCGGCGCGTGGTTCACCGCGAGCGCGGGCACGGTCGGGGCCGGCGCGAGCGGCGTGGTGTTCGGCTATTTCGGCTACATCATCGTGCGCGGGCTGTTCGACCGGCGGCCGATCGACATCGTGATCGGGCTGGTGATGGCGCTGTGCTTCGCCTACCAGTTCTCGCTGCTGATCCCCGCGGGCGAGGGCATCGGCTGGCAGGCCCACCTGTTCGGGTTCGTCGCCGGCGTCCTGGGCGGCTGGCTGTTCCGCGAGCGGCGGAAGAAGGCCGTCGAGCCGGACCCGGCGACCACCTTGCTCGACAAGCCGCTGGAGTCCTAG
- a CDS encoding alpha/beta hydrolase, producing the protein MASIVTAAPAAVAAPEPIAWGPCTDPTLVAAGGECGYLSVPLDYDHPSGAKIQLAVGRVKHKVPDARYQGVMLTNPGGPGGSGLYLAARGSKLPNHAGDAYDWIGFDPRGVGSSKPAISCDPLYMDYGRPNYLPVTPQLEQTWLQRAKSYAGACAKNNDLALLQHMKTVDSVKDMDSIRAALGVQQASFYGYSYGTYLGQVYGTLFPNRVRRMVLDSTVDPRYVFYQANLNQDLGFDRNIRIWFGWVAKYDSVYHLGKTGDAVERLFDEQLAKLSFQPAGGVIGPDEWIDVFQQASYYQLRWTTLGDAFSKFVNSGDWQTMKTLFETYGGRGDDNGYAVYLAVQCTDVQWPTSWNQWRADNWRTFAQAPYFTWQNAWFNAPCLNWPAKAGKPVNVNGSKVSSVLMIDETLDAPTPYEGSLEVRKRFPGAVLIAEPGGTSHAITPRGNACVDDKIADYLLTGNLPDRKPGNRADVTCDPLPQPVPAS; encoded by the coding sequence ATGGCTTCGATCGTGACGGCGGCACCGGCCGCGGTGGCGGCGCCGGAGCCCATCGCCTGGGGTCCGTGCACCGACCCGACCCTCGTCGCCGCGGGCGGCGAATGCGGTTACCTGTCCGTGCCGCTGGACTACGACCACCCCTCGGGCGCGAAGATCCAGCTCGCCGTCGGACGGGTCAAGCACAAGGTGCCCGACGCTCGGTACCAGGGCGTCATGCTCACCAACCCGGGCGGTCCCGGCGGGTCCGGGCTGTACCTCGCCGCGCGCGGCTCGAAGCTGCCGAACCACGCCGGCGACGCCTACGACTGGATCGGCTTCGACCCACGCGGCGTCGGTTCGAGCAAGCCCGCGATCTCGTGCGACCCGCTCTACATGGACTACGGCAGGCCGAACTACCTGCCGGTCACGCCGCAGCTGGAGCAGACCTGGCTGCAGCGCGCGAAGTCCTACGCCGGCGCGTGCGCGAAGAACAACGACCTCGCGTTGCTGCAGCACATGAAGACCGTCGACTCGGTCAAGGACATGGACTCGATCCGCGCCGCGCTCGGCGTGCAGCAGGCGAGCTTCTACGGCTACTCCTACGGCACCTACCTCGGGCAGGTCTACGGCACGCTGTTCCCGAACCGGGTGCGGCGGATGGTGCTCGACAGCACCGTCGACCCGCGGTACGTCTTCTACCAGGCCAACCTGAACCAGGACCTCGGCTTCGACCGCAACATCCGGATCTGGTTCGGCTGGGTGGCGAAGTACGACTCGGTCTACCACCTCGGCAAGACGGGCGACGCGGTCGAGCGGCTGTTCGACGAGCAGCTGGCCAAGCTGTCCTTCCAGCCGGCGGGCGGGGTCATCGGACCCGACGAGTGGATCGACGTGTTCCAGCAGGCGTCCTACTACCAGCTGCGGTGGACCACGCTGGGCGACGCGTTCTCGAAGTTCGTCAACTCCGGTGACTGGCAGACGATGAAGACCCTGTTCGAGACGTACGGCGGCCGCGGGGACGACAACGGGTACGCGGTGTACCTCGCGGTGCAGTGCACCGACGTGCAGTGGCCGACCAGCTGGAACCAGTGGCGGGCCGACAACTGGCGCACCTTCGCGCAGGCGCCGTACTTCACCTGGCAGAACGCCTGGTTCAACGCGCCGTGCCTGAACTGGCCTGCCAAGGCGGGCAAGCCGGTGAACGTCAACGGCAGCAAGGTTTCCAGCGTGCTGATGATCGACGAGACGCTCGACGCGCCGACGCCGTACGAGGGCAGCCTCGAAGTGCGCAAGCGGTTCCCGGGTGCGGTGCTGATCGCCGAGCCGGGCGGCACCAGCCACGCGATCACGCCGCGCGGGAACGCCTGCGTCGACGACAAGATCGCGGACTACCTGCTGACGGGCAACCTGCCCGACCGCAAGCCGGGCAACCGCGCCGACGTCACCTGCGACCCGCTACCCCAGCCGGTCCCGGCGTCGTAG